The Lycium barbarum isolate Lr01 chromosome 10, ASM1917538v2, whole genome shotgun sequence genome includes a region encoding these proteins:
- the LOC132615324 gene encoding uncharacterized protein LOC132615324, whose product MAEEWSPLTPEEEAEREMLMNMISKGQEEIPLTPEEEKKKKERITYLEMKKKAIENPLSDVPFFPFGPGCGVMPDFGQKFECKYDILQKRPLTEEEERRFTYGMKVNLPSFPPLPWDKRQTVPLTPDLVLQFEQQRQQCTSITSTSSTVMSREEKRQQLAAQGRCLDGSYLTPYCKCDKQSCGFQPPYPPEFAPVWLAYKRQIRQSHCFDIDDHPPSPFGAAVGPLAPHHDFNGKAELLMELDNRAIQEYNEKECNVTKYKVLKIEKVNHSVTSYYQYWMTVKVLNLTLGTSTETFQIHAGKSILNDDDKVIYCCRPKEEAIVGLPSCDVCFGLLPREEALEL is encoded by the exons ATGGCCGAAGAATGGAGTCCTTTAACACCGGAGGAGGAGGCGGAGAGGGAGATGCTTATGAATATGATATCAAAGGGGCAAGAAGAGATTCCTttgacaccggaggaggagaagaagaagaaggagaggaTAACATACTTAGAGATGAAGAAAAAAGCAATTGAGAATCCATTATCTGATGTTCCTTTTTTCCCATTTGGACCAGGATGTGGTGTGATGCCTGACTTCGGGCAGAAGTTTGAATGCAAGTATGATATATTACAAAAGAGGCCTTTAACAGAGGAAGAGGAACGTCGATTCACATATGGGATGAAAGTAAACCTTCCATCTTTCCCACCTTTACCATGGGATAAGAGGCAAACAGTTCCTCTCACCCCTGACCTCGTTCTACAGTTCGAACAACAACGACAACAGTGTACTAGTATTACTAGTACCAGTAGTACTGTGATGTCAAGGGAGGAGAAGCGACAACAACTTGCAGCACAAGGAAGATGTCTCGATGGGTCGTATCTAACCCCATATTGCAAGTGTGACAAACAATCCTGTGGATTCCAACCACCATATCCCCCAGAGTTTGCCCCAGTTTGGCTTGCATACAAACGTCAGATTCGTCAATCCCAT TGTTTTGACATTGACGACCATCCCCCTTCGCCTTTTGGTGCTGCAGTAGGACCATTAGCACCACATCATGATTTCAATGGCAAGGCTGAGTTACTGATGGAACTGGATAACCGTGCTATCCAAGAATATAATGAGAAAGAGTGCAAT GTTACCAAATACAAGGTTTTGAAGATTGAGAAAGTGAATCATTCGGTGACTTCATACTATCAATATTGGATGACCGTGAAAGTGTTAAATCTAACTCTTGGTACTTCTACCGAGACTTTTCAAATCCATGCTGGTAAAAGTATCCTCAATGATGATGATAAAGTTATCTACTGTTGCCGGCCTAAAGAAGAG GCCATTGTTGGTTTGCCAAGCTGCGATGTTTGTTTTGGCTTGCTGCCCAGAGAGGAAGCACTTGAACTCTAG